One segment of Castanea sativa cultivar Marrone di Chiusa Pesio chromosome 3, ASM4071231v1 DNA contains the following:
- the LOC142628914 gene encoding uncharacterized protein LOC142628914, with amino-acid sequence MPIPLPQSVADVEALACHRAVQFAAKVGLTRVVFEGDSLIINALTSDSGELASSEAVLEDIRVLILGFQSVGFKHVTRNCNAVADALAKKVRSDVGLQVWLEEIPSDITPLVLRDLH; translated from the coding sequence ATGCCTATTCCCCTGCCTCAATCTGTAGCTGATGTGGAGGCCCTTGCCTGTCACAGAGCAGTGCAATTCGCGGCAAAGGTTGGTCTGACTCGAGTGGTCTTCGAAGGTGATTCCTTGATCATCAATGCACTTACCTCTGATTCTGGGGAACTGGCCTCCTCTGAAGCTGTACTAGAAGACATACGTgtgttgattttgggttttcaatcGGTAGGATTTAAGCATGTAACTCGAAATTGTAATGCAGTAGCTGATGCTCTAGCTAAGAAAGTAAGATCAGATGTAGGTTTACAGGTTTGGCTTGAGGAGATTCCCTCAGACATTACCCCTCTTGTTCTAAGGGATCTCCATTAA